In a single window of the Anabas testudineus chromosome 19, fAnaTes1.2, whole genome shotgun sequence genome:
- the LOC113156649 gene encoding leucine-rich repeat-containing protein 17: MLVSGCTMLGVMPFLPVLLHTALGFKQCPSSCLCYESSDLVDCRSRGLVQVPSSVPHGSWLLDLSGNKLTEVTSRSFKGLWSLKILLMFNNSIQTLQPESLSSLQFLEKLDLSFNRLRWLPQDFSQGLVSLLELQLGHNLLQHLDSASLGDFENLRKLDLSYNRIQAIDVRAFNSLSRLSLLNLEGNRLNVLKDGLLSRQQSMKVLLLSHNNISKIETEALTPLRSLTLLSLRGNRLEHIRFKTFVQLQTTSTHLQMSLNPWTCDCDLQRVFGKIQHVRHLHVEDYKDIICHTPAHQAGSSLASLDSQLCMAETASVLVITITVLLAVIGTLVKAEHNRKNKQTVSDAESQAHEK, translated from the exons ATGCTTGTCAGTGGCTGTACGATGCTCGGTGTGATGCCTTTTCTGCCTGTTCTTCTGCACACTGCGTTGGGCTTCAAGCAGTGTCCCAGCTCCTGCCTGTGCTACGAGTCTTCTGACCTGGTGGACTGCAGGTCTCGTGGGCTGGTCCAGGTCCCTTCCAGTGTCCCCCATGGCTCCTGGCTGCTGGATTTGAGCGGGAACAAGCTGACAGAGGTAACCTCCAGGTCCTTCAAAGGGCTGTGGTCGCTCAAGATCCTCCTAATGTTCAACAACAGCATCCAAACACTGCAACCAGAG TCTCTGTCATCACTGCAGTTTCTGGAGAAGCTGGATTTAAGTTTTAACCGGTTGCGTTGGCTCCCTCAGGACTTCTCTCAGGGTCTCGTCTCCCTCTTGGAGCTGCAGCTGGGCCACAACCTGCTGCAGCACCTGGACTCTGCCTCTCTGGGTGATTTTGAAAACCTGAGGAAGCTGGATCTCAGTTACAACCGCATTCAGGCGATAGATGTGAGAGCTTTCAACAGCCTGTCTCGGCTGAGCCTCCTCAACCTGGAAGGCAACAGGCTGAATGTGCTTAAAGACGGCCTGTTGAGCAGGCAGCAAAGCATGAAGGTGCTGCTGCTCAGCCACAACAACATCTCAAAGATCGAGACTGAAGCCCTGACTCCTTTGCGGAGTCTGACCCTGCTAAGCTTACGGGGAAACCGACTTGAGCACATAAGATTCAAGACCTTCGTGCAGCTCCAGACCACCAGCACTCATCTTCAGATGTCCTTAAACCCCTGGACCTGCGACTGTGACCTGCAGCGTGTCTTTGGCAAAATCCAGCATGTTCGACATCTGCACGTGGAGGACTACAAGGACATCATCTGTCACACTCCTGCTCATCAAGCTGGGAGCTCTCTGGCATCTCTGGACAGCCAGCTGTGTATGGCTGAGACGGCGTCGGTGCTCGTCATCACCATCACTGTGTTGCTCGCTGTGATTGGTACCCTGGTCAAAGCGGAGCACAACCGGAAGAACAAGCAAACTGTAAGTGATGCTGAGTCACAGGCACATGAGAAATGA
- the gngt2b gene encoding guanine nucleotide-binding protein G(I)/G(S)/G(O) subunit gamma-T2b isoform X2, with protein sequence MARDMSDKEILKMELDQLKKEVSTPRTPVSKCNTVNFVEGLLPNDPLIKGVPDDKNPYKGDKGGCIIT encoded by the exons ATGGCTCGGGATATGTCAGATAAGGAAATCTTGAAAATGGAGCTGGACCAGTTGAAGAAAGAAGTTAGCACACCTAGGACACCAGTAAGTAAATGCA ACACGGTTAATTTTGTTGAGGGGCTGCTACCAAATGATCCACTGATTAAGGGCGTTCCAGATGACAAGAACCCCTACAAGGGTGACAAGGGAGGCTGCATAATAACATAG
- the tmem101 gene encoding transmembrane protein 101 codes for MAAPSRKQMLRFLSQLGAFILTRFGFWNCFSMLMLFAERADSKRKPDIHVPYLYVDMGAAVLCASFMSFGVKRRWFAMAAAIQVALSTYASYIGEQVHYGDWLRVRMYSRALAIIGGFLVLASGAGEVYRQKPRSRSLQSTGQVFLGVYLICMVYSLQHSKEDRQAYLNHIIGGEITLMLLEVLFGVLALAFLSGYYIRLAAQILATVLPLVILLIDGNLGYWHDTRKVEFWNQMKLIGHNIGIFGAVLILATDG; via the exons ATGGCAGCTCCTAGTAGAAAGCAGATGTTGAGGTTTCTGAGCCAGTTGGGAGCGTTTATTTTGACCCGATTTGGATTTTGGAACTGCTTTAGTATGCTGATGCTGTTCGCTGAACGAGCAGATTCAAAAAG GAAGCCAGACATCCATGTACCGTACCTGTATGTGGACATGGGAGCTGCAGTGCTCTGTGCCAGCTTCATGTCATTTGGCGTAAAGAGGAGATGGTTTGCAATGGCAGCTGCCATACAAGTGGCACTTAGCACTTATGCGTCATACATTGGAGAACAGGTGCACTACGGGGACTGGCTTAGG GTCCGAATGTATTCCAGAGCTCTCGCTATCATCGGAGGCTTTCTGGTTCTGGCCAGTGGGGCAGGAGAAGTGTACAGACAGAAACCCCGCAGTAGGTCCCTGCAGTCTACTGGACAGGTTTTCCTGGGAGTCTATCTCATCTGCATG GTGTACTCCCTCCAGCACAGTAAAGAGGACCGTCAGGCCTATCTGAACCATATTATTGGAGGAGAAATCACACTGATGCTGCTCGAGGTGCTGTTTGGGGTGCTGGCCCTGGCCTTCCTCTCTGGCTACTACATCCGCCTGGCGGCCCAGATCCTAGCCACCGTCCTCCCTCTGGTGATCCTGCTCATTGACGGCAACCTGGGCTACTGGCACGACACACGCAAGGTGGAGTTCTGGAACCAGATGAAGCTGATAGGACATAACATAGGCATCTTCGGCGCTGTGCTGATCCTGGCCACTGATGGTTGA
- the gngt2b gene encoding guanine nucleotide-binding protein G(I)/G(S)/G(O) subunit gamma-T2b isoform X1 yields the protein MARDMSDKEILKMELDQLKKEVSTPRTPVAANCTDTVNFVEGLLPNDPLIKGVPDDKNPYKGDKGGCIIT from the exons ATGGCTCGGGATATGTCAGATAAGGAAATCTTGAAAATGGAGCTGGACCAGTTGAAGAAAGAAGTTAGCACACCTAGGACACCA GTGGCTGCAAACTGTACAGACACGGTTAATTTTGTTGAGGGGCTGCTACCAAATGATCCACTGATTAAGGGCGTTCCAGATGACAAGAACCCCTACAAGGGTGACAAGGGAGGCTGCATAATAACATAG
- the si:ch1073-13h15.3 gene encoding inactive all-trans-retinol 13,14-reductase: MWLLIVLVWLIIWAGGTYWYLFGKRSPFSIESVRPPGPRVFDQKVRDKVLKQGFSLDKVPKDLDAIVIGTGIGGLTVGATLAKAGKKVLLLEQHDQAGGCCHTYIEKGFEFDVGLHYIGQLHENSLLRIVFDQISEGQLEFQKLNQHFDTIYIGSDNEKHEYTIVSGKTEMEPHLMKQFPNDTEAIKTFFKIMKTSAKKTHYLATLKLIPKWLPLFLLKSGIANLMSPVFRLSGTCATDFANTLTRNKDLQLIFSYLFYGVPPKDSSILINALLIQHYKRGAYYPKGGASEIAFHIIRTINKYGGQCLVRAPVSQILVNGKGEAYGVKVTKGKEEVEIHAPVVISNCGIFNTFQKLLPPEIQIKQDIQDRLNMMKNARGSLLVFSGFDGTDEELGLVSTNFWMFKNNDMDKSMDDYFALSKEEAPDNIPMMFITMPSSKDPEAKIRHPGKSCMTILIMVNYEWFEEWKDTTVRKRGDDYFNYKMRFANNAFNWACTLFPKIKDKLVFQDVATPLTNIHYLGAQRGSMYSAEHNLDRFQAEAIARNRCDTPVKNLYISGQDVFSCGIAGALHGGLLCASTVLNHIVYIDLLFLKKKLKRRKARELAQLAKKKQQ; this comes from the exons ATGTGGCTCTTGATTGTCCTGGTCTGGTTGATTATATGGGCTGGTGGCACATACTGGTACCTGTTTGGAAAACGAAGCCCTTTCTCCATAGAGTCTGTGAGACCCCCTGGACCTCGTGTGTTCGATCAGAAGGTGCGGGACAAAGTCCTTAAGCAAG GTTTTAGTCTTGACAAGGTGCCAAAGGACCTGGATGCCATTGTTATCGGTACTGGTATTGGGGGCCTGACGGTTGGAGCCACATTGGCCAAAGCAGGGAAGAAAGTCCTGTTGCTGGAACAACACGACCAGGCAGGAGGCTGCTGTCACACCTACATAGAGAAAGGCTTTGAGTTTGATGTTG GGCTTCACTACATTGGTCAGCTCCACGAGAACAGTCTCTTGCGTATCGTCTTCGACCAGATCTCCGAGGGACAACTGGAGTTCCAGAAGCTAAATCAACACTTTGACACCATTTATATCGGCTCAGACAATGAGAAACATGAGTACACCATCGTGTCGGGTAAAACTGAGATGGAACCTCATCTGATGAAGCAGTTCCCCAATGACACAGAGGCCATTAAGACATTCTTCAAAATCATGAAG ACGTCAGCTAAGAAGACACACTATCTGGCAACTCTAAAGCTGATCCCTAAGTGGTTGCCTTTATTCCTGCTGAAGTCAGGCATTGCAAACCTCATGTCCCCAGTTTTCCGCCTTTCTGGCACATGTGCAACAGATTTTGCAAACACCCTGACCAGAAACAAGGATCTCCAACTGatcttttcttatcttttctaCG GCGTTCCCCCAAAAGACTCCAGTATTTTGATCAATGCCCTCCTCATTCAACACTACAAGAGAGGTGCCTACTACCCTAAAGGTGGTGCCAGTGAGATTGCCTTCCACATCATCCGcactattaacaaatatggaGGACAATGTCTGGTCAGAGCCCCAGTCTCTCAGATCCTGGTTAACGGGAAGGGAGAGGCTTATG GTGTGAAAGTGACAAAAGGTAAAGAGGAAGTGGAGATTCATGCACCTGTGGTCATCTCTAACTGTGGCATCTTCAACACTTTCCAAAAACTTCTTCCACCTGAGATTCAAATTAAACAAG ATATTCAGGATAGACTGAACATGATGAAAAATGCCAGAGGGTCATTATTGGTCTTTTCTGGTTTTGATGGAACTGATGAAGAGCTGGGTCTCGTGTCCACTAATTTCTGGATGTTCAAAAACAATGACATGGACAAGTC GATGGATGACTACTTTGCACTGAGCAAAGAGGAAGCACCAGATAACATTCCCATGATGTTTATCACAATGCCATCTTCAAAAGATCCAGAAGCCAAAATAAGACATCCAG GAAAGTCTTGCATGACAATACTGATCATGGTAAATTATGAATGGTTTGAGGAATGGAAGGACACCACTGTGCGCAAAAGAGGGGATGATTACTTCAACTACAAAATGAGATTTGCTAATAATGCCTTCAACTGGGCCTGTACACTGTTCCCTAAAATCAAAGACAAG CTGGTTTTCCAGGATGTGGCAACCCCTCTGACCAACATACACTATCTGGGTGCCCAGCGTGGATCTATGTACTCTGCTGAGCATAACCTGGACCGTTTCCAGGCTGAGGCTATAGCAAGGAACAGATGCGACACCCCCGTCAAAAACCTCTACATATCAG GACAAGACGTGTTTAGCTGTGGGATAGCAGGAGCTCTACATGGCGGACTCCTCTGTGCCTCTACGGTGTTAAATCACATTGTCTACATTGACTTGCTCTTCCtcaagaagaagctgaaaaggaGGAAAGCCAGAGAGCTGGCCCAGCTGGCTAAGAAGAAACAGCAGTGA